One Lycium barbarum isolate Lr01 chromosome 5, ASM1917538v2, whole genome shotgun sequence genomic window carries:
- the LOC132641359 gene encoding LIM domain-containing protein PLIM2c-like isoform X1 produces MSNYSSMDGILYCKTHFEQLFKESGNFSKNFQNPAKSERQNSLTRAPSKLSAMFSETQDKCAACDKTVYPLEKPSDAASGSLSPMDARRSCGDSNPSDNR; encoded by the exons ATGAGCAACTACTCTTCCATGGATGGAATCCTCTATTGCAAGACTCATTTCGAACAGCTTTTTAAGGAATCTGGAAATTTTAGCAAGAATTTTCAGAATC CAGCTAAGTCTGAGAGGCAAAATTCACTG ACAAGGGCTCCAAGTAAACTCTCTGCTATGTTCTCTGAAACCCAAGATAAATGTGCTGCTTGCGACAAAACTGTTTACCCACTTGAGAAG CCAAGTGATGCGGCTAGTGGATCCCTTTCGCCCATGGATGCAAGAAGATCATGCGGTGATAGTAATCCCAGTGACAACCGttga
- the LOC132641359 gene encoding LIM domain-containing protein PLIM2b-like isoform X2 translates to MSNYSSMDGILYCKTHFEQLFKESGNFSKNFQNPKSERQNSLTRAPSKLSAMFSETQDKCAACDKTVYPLEKPSDAASGSLSPMDARRSCGDSNPSDNR, encoded by the exons ATGAGCAACTACTCTTCCATGGATGGAATCCTCTATTGCAAGACTCATTTCGAACAGCTTTTTAAGGAATCTGGAAATTTTAGCAAGAATTTTCAGAATC CTAAGTCTGAGAGGCAAAATTCACTG ACAAGGGCTCCAAGTAAACTCTCTGCTATGTTCTCTGAAACCCAAGATAAATGTGCTGCTTGCGACAAAACTGTTTACCCACTTGAGAAG CCAAGTGATGCGGCTAGTGGATCCCTTTCGCCCATGGATGCAAGAAGATCATGCGGTGATAGTAATCCCAGTGACAACCGttga